Genomic DNA from Alphaproteobacteria bacterium PA2:
TTGTCGCTGCCGGGCATGGCGCCATCGATCACGATATGCCCCTTGGGCGTCGTGATCAGGAAGACCGAAATCCCCTCGGTCCCGACATAATAGAGGTTGTCGGCGATCCTGAAGGGCGCGGTCGGCGCCGACCAGTTGGCTGGATAGCCGGCGGCCCAGGCAGGCAGGGTCGCGGCCAGGGCGATCAGCAGTCCCCAGGGTTTCATGCAGCCTCCGTCGGGGTTTCGCGGACACCCAGCACCCGGCAGAGGGCGTAGACCAGGTCGGCCCGGTTCAGGGTGTAGAAGTGGAAGTCGGAATAGCCCTCTTCGGCCAGGCCTGCGCACATTTCCGCAGCAACGCTGGCGGCGATGAGTTTGCGGCTCTCCGGATCCTTGTCCAGGCCTTCGAACAGATTGCCCAGCCAGTCCGGCAGGGTGATGCCCACGGGGGCGGCCATCTTCTTGAGGCCCTTGAAGTTGGACACCGGCATGATCCCCGGCGAGATCGGAATGGTCACTCCGGCCTTGCGGACCCTGTCCATGAACCGCAGGAAGCCGTCTGTGTCATAGAAGAACTGGGTGATGGCCCGGGTGGCGCCGGCGTCAATCTTGGCCTTCAGGACGTCGATGTCCTTGTCCAGATCGGCGTTTTCGGGATGACCCTGGGGATAGAGACTGACGCTGACCTCGAAATCGCCAATGGCCTTTATGCCCTTGGTCAGCTCAGTGGCGTTGAGATAGCCGTCCTCCCGGGGAACATAGGCGCCGCCGATCTGGCCGGGGGGATCACCGCGAAGGGCGACAATGTGCCGGATGCCTGCGTCCCAGTAGGCCTGGACCACCTCGTCCACCTCGGCCCGGCTGGCCTCGACGCAGGTCAGGTGGGCGGCGGGCTTCAGCGTGGTCTCCTTCAGCATCCGCACCACCGTCCGGTGGGTCCGGTCCCGGGTGGAGCCACCGGCGCCGTAGGTCACCGAGACGAAGGTCGGGTTCAGGGGCTCCAGACGGCGAATGGCCTCCCACAGGCTCTCTTCGGCCTCAGGGGTCTTGGGCGGCGAAAACTCGAAGGAGATTGAAGGTCGTTTGGCGAGGCCTGCACCGGCCCGGGCCACCGGTCCCAAAGCGCTCCTGGTCTGGCTCATACTCAACTCCCCTTACTCGGCTGGCCGCGTTGGGCGGTCCAGATCTTGACGGTCAGGCCGTCCTTGCGGGCCGACGGCAGGGCGTCGATACGCACCTCCGACAGTCCGGTTTCTTCCAGCCAGCGGCTCATCTCGGCGTCGGTGAAGCCGAGGCGGCGGTGCTGATGCTGCTCACGCAGGAATTCCAGGGCGTGGGGCGCGAAGTCGACGATCAGCAGTCGCCCCACCTTCCCCACCAGCCGCCCGGCCTCACGTACTGCGGCGGCCGGGTCGCCCAGATAGTGCAGGACCTGATGGACAACCACTAGGTCGGCGCTGCCGTCCGGCAGGCGGGTGTCAAAAATGTCCCCATGACGCAGCTCGCAGGCCTTCAGCCCGGCCTCGGCCACATGGGTGCGGGCTATGTTCAGCATCTGCTGGGAGAGATCGAGCCCAACCGCCGTCGCCGCCCGGGGAGCAAGCAGGGTCAGCATACGTCCGGTGCCGGAGCCAAGGTCCACCAGACGCCGGACAGGATCAGGACCCACAGCCTCAAGGATCGCCGCCTCCACGGCAGCTTCCGAAACATAGAGCGACCGGATCTCGTCCCAGCGCGCCGCATTGCGGGCGAAATAGGCGTCGGCGTCCGAGGACCGTTCGGCCCGCACCGCCTGCAATTGCTCGAAATCCCGGGCCAGGACCGGGTCCTGATCCTCGGTACGCCCCAGAATGTCGTCAGCCAGGCCACGGGCCTCGCCCCCAGCCGCCAGCCGGTAAAAGACCCAGGCGCCATCGGGGAACCGCTCCACCAGACCGGCGTCGGCCAGCAGCTTCAGGTGCCGCGACACCCGGGGCTGGCTCTGGTCCAGGATCTTGCACAGTTCGAGGACGGCCAGCTCTTCCCGTGACAGCAGGGCGAGGATACGCAGGCGCGATGGCTCCCCCGCCGCCCGCAAGACCTCAACCGTTTGATTCGCCGTCAAACTCATGGGTCACATAAAGATATCTTTATGTCTTTATGTCAAGTTAACATGGACCGGTGAGCGAGGCTGGTCCCGTATACACCACCAACTGAAAAATGGATCGTGAACGGGCGGCGGTCCGTCAGGAATAAACCGGGCTCGACAGGGGCTCTCCCGCAAAGTGCAGGCGCAGGTTCTCGAAGCACTGGCCGATCATCAGGGGCAGGGAATTGGTCGTGCCCCCGGCCGTGTGGGGCGTCAGGAAGGTGTTGGGCACGTCGGCCCAGCGCTCGGGCGGCGTCGGCTCCACGGCGAAGACGTCGAGGCCCGCCCGGCCCAGCCTTCCGGCCTTGAGGGCGTCGATCAGGGCGTCCTCATCAATGACCGAGCCCCGGGCCACATTGACGATCATGCCGTCCGGACCAACCGCATCGATCACCTGGGCCGACACCGCCTGGCGGTTGGAAACATCGGCCTTGCAGGCCACCACCAGAATGTCGCTGTCCTGGGCCAGCTGCAGCAGGGTTTCGGCCCTCGGCCATTTCGCATCCGGCTTGGGATTGGGACCCCACCAGGCGACCTCCATACCGAAGGCTTCGGCCCGGACAGCGACCGCCTGCCCGATATGGCCCAGGCCCATAATGCCCATCTTCAGGCCGCGCAGGCCCCGGGGCGGCCGCATGCGCGACTCCTGGCTCCACTTGCCGGCCCGCAGTTGTGCGTCCCCGGCCAACAGGTTGCGCCAGGCGCCGATCATCAGGCCCATGGCCACATCGGCCACATCCTCGGCGTTCAGCCCCTCCGCATGGGTGACGGCTATGCCATGCTCGGTGCACCAGGGCACGTCCACCCCGTCATAACCGACGCTGACATTGGCGATCAGCTTAAGCGCCGGCAGGAATTTCAGGAATTCATGGGTCAGATGGTTCTCGCCCACATGGACAATGGCCTCGACCCGGCCCGCCTGCTCCAGACTCATGTCCCAGCGCCGGACAACCTCATACCCCTCGGCCTCCAGCCGGCCTTGCAGGCCCCCCAGCATTTCATGGGAAATCAGGACGGTCTTGGACATGGCGGTCTCCGGGAGAAGGCTGGGACTATAGCGGGAGAGTCCGGGGATTGGGCAAGGGGTCCGATCCGTGGTAACCGCCGGGCCATCGGAACCGCCGCACCCCGGAGACCATGTGACCTCTCTGCCCCCACAGCCCCTGAGCCCATTGGATGGCCGCTACAGCGCCGCCGTCACCGCCCTTGGCGACTATCTGTCGGAAGCGGGACTGAACCGGGCCCGGCTCGAGGTCGAGGTCGAGTGGCTGATCGCCCTGACAGACCGGTCCCTGTTCGGATCCTCACCGCTCGGCGCCGACCACAAGACCAGCCTGCGGGCGCTCTATGGCGAGTTCGGGCCGGCGGAGATCAAATGGCTGGCCGACAAGGAGGCCGTCACCCGCCACGACGTCAAGGCGGTGGAGTATCTGGTCCGTGACCGGCTGGAGACCCTGGGCCTGGGCGCCATTGCTGAACTGACCCACTTCGCCTGCACCAGCGAGGACATCAACTCGGCCTCCTACGCCCTCACCGTCCAGCGGGCCGTAAAGCTGGTCTGGCTGCCCAGGCTGAAGGGCGTCATCGCATCCCTGCGCGACATGGCCCATGCCCACAGGGACGCCGCCATGCTAGCCCGCACCCACGGCCAGCCCGCCACCCCTACCACCATGGGCAAGGAGATCGGCGTCTTCGCCTGGCGGCTGCAGCGCGTTGGCCGGCAGATCGAGGCTGTGGAATACCTGGCCAAGTTCTCCGGCGCGACTGGCACCTGGTCGGCCCATCTGGCCGCCGCCCCGGATGTCGACTGGCGGACCCTGTCCCGGGAATTCATCGAGTCCCTGGGGATCGGCTTCAATCCGGTGACGACCCAGATCGAGTCCCATGACTGGCAGGTCGAGCTCTATGACCGTATCCGCCATGCGGGCGGCGTTCTGCACAACCTGGCCACGGACATGTGGGCCTATATCTCCATGGGCTATTTCACCCAGATCCCGGTGGCGGGGGCGACGGGGTCCTCGACCATGCCGCACAAGATCAATCCGATCCGGTTCGAGAACGCCGAGGCCAATCTGGAGATCGCCTCGGGCCTGCTGGCGACCATGGCCCAGACCCTGGTCACCTCCCGCCTGCAGCGGGACCTGACGGACTCCACCACCCAGCGCAATATCGGCGTCGCGCTGGGTCACTCCCTGGTGGCCCTGGACAACCTGCAGCGCGGCCTGGGCGAAGTCTCCCTGGCCGGGGACCTGCTGGCCGCCGACCTGGACGCCAACTGGGAAGTTCTGGCCGAAGCCATCCAGACCGTGATCCGCGCGGAAATCACCGCGGGCCGCTCGAAGATCTCCGATCCCTACGCCCTGCTCAAGGACCTGACCCGCGGCCATCGCCTGACGCCGACGGACATGGCCGCCTTCGTCCAGGCGCTCGATATTGGCGCGGAAGCCAAGTCCCGCCTGCTGGCCCTGACCCCGGCGGGGTATGCGGGCCTGGCTGCCGAAATCGCTGATCAGGTCTAGCCCGGAGGCTCACGCAATGTCCGACATCCTTCTGCACCAGTACGATACCTCGCCCTTCTCGGAGAAGGTGCGGATCTGCCTGGGCATCAAGGGCCTGGCCTGGAGCGCGGTGGACCAGCCCACCATCATGCCCAAGCCTGATCTGACACCCCTGACGGGCGGCTATCGCCGCATTCCGGTCCTGCAGATCGGTGCGGACATCTATTGCGACAGCCAGCTGATCGTCCGTGAGCTTGAGCGGCGCTTCCCGCAGAAGCCGCTCTATCCGGCCGGCCTCCAGGGCATGGTCAATGCGATCGAGCAATGGTCCGACAAGTCGGTCTTCCAGTCGGCGGTTCCAGCGATTTTCGGCTCTATCGGCGATCGGGTGGATCCGGCCTTCGTCAAGGATCGCGAGGCGCTTTCAGGCCAGCCCTTTAACCTGGCGGCGATGAAGGCGGTCGCCCCCTTCGCTCTGACACAGATCAAGGCCCACGCCGCCCTGCTCGCCCAGCAACTCGCCGACAGCGGGGCCTTCCTGGCGGGCGCCGAACCCTGTCTTGCGGACGCCGCAGCCTATTACAATTTCTGGTTCCTCCGGTCCTTTGCGCCGGGTCTGGCTGACCGGTTTGACGACCTTGCCGGATTTGACGCCTGGTATGATCGGGTGAAGGCGATTGGCCACGGCCAGCGCGCCTCACTGTCGCGAAGCGGGGCCCTTGATGTCGCCAGGGCATCTGCCCCGGAGGCGTCTTCGATCCTGGCGTCCGACGCCGACCTGAAGGGCAGGACCGTGCGCCTCGCCGCCACCGACTATGGCCGGGACCCGATCATCGGCGTCTTTGCAGGGTCGACCCCCTACAGCCTGACCGTCGCCCGCGATGTTGAAGGCCTCGGTCAGATCAATGTCCACGTCCCGCGACTGGGCTATTCGCTCACCGTCGCCTAGGCCACCTCGTCCAGCACCCCGCCCAGGATTTCAATGATCCTGGCGATCTCATCCTCAGACACGATGAGCGGCGGTGAGAGGGCTATGGTGTCGCCGGTATAGCGGACCAGCAGTCCGGCCTTCAGGCAGCGGTTCAGCACCTCATAGCCCCTGGCCCCCGGCTCGCCTTCGCGGGGTGCCAGATCGAGGGCGCCCATCAGGCCCAGATTGCGGATGTCGGTGACATGGGGCTTGCCGCGCAGACTGTGCAGGGCCTCCTCCCAGACCGGCGACAGCCTGGCTACGCGGTCGAAAATCCCCTCGCCCAGATAGATGTCCAGACAGGCCATGCCCGCCGCGCAGGCCGCCGGGTGGCCGGAATAGGTGAAGCCGTGGAAGAACTCGATGGTGGCTTCCGGTCCCTGGACGATGGCGTCGTGCACCTTCCGGTCCACAAAGACCGCGCCCATGGGAATGGCCGCATTGGTCAGCCCCTTGGCCGTGGTCATGATGTCGGGAACCACCCCCAGGGCCTGGGCCGCGAAGGGAGCGCCAAGACGGCCAAAGCCGGTAATGACTTCATCGAAGATCAGCAGGATTCCGTGTTTGTCGCAGAGGTCCCGCAGGCGCTTGAGATAGCCCACCGGCGGCGGCAGGACGCCGGTTGACCCCGCCACAGGCTCGACAATTACGGCGGCTATGGTCTCGGCGCCGTGCAACGCCACCAGGCGCTCCAGCTCATCGGCCTTTTCGGCGCCATGCGGGGGCAGGCCCTTGCTGAAGGCGTTCATCCCGACATCCCAGGTGTGGGGCAGGTGACTGACCGCCGGCAGGGTGGCGAAGGCCCGGCGGTTGTTGACCAGGCCGCCCACGGACAGGCCGCCAAAGCCGACCCCGTGATAACCCCGCTCGCGCCCGATCAGACGGACCCTTTGGCCCTCCCCCCGGGCCCGGTGAAAGGCCATGGCGATCTTGAGAGCGGTATCAACGGACTCCGATCCTGAATTGGTGAAGAAGATGCGGTCCAGACCTGGCGGGGCGATCTTCGTCAGGGCCTGGGCGAATTCAAAGACCAGGGGATGGCCCATCTGGAAGTTGGGAGCATAGTCCAGGGTCATGAGCTGGCGATGGACGGCGTCGGCGATCTCGACCCGGCCGTGGCCGAGATTGACGCACCAGAGGCCTGCACAGCCGTCCAGAACCCGGTCTCCGTCCGGTGTCTTGTAGTACATGCCGCTGGCCTCGCTCAGCAGGCGGGGCTGGGCCTTGAACTGCCGGTTGGCGGTAAAGGGCATCCAGAAGGCCGACATGTCGGGTTGGTTGTCGCCAAAATCAGCAGGCATGGTCGGACCTCACAGGGCTTGAACATGCCGACCTTAGCCGCTCCCAGAAAATATGGGAGGGGTCAGGCTGCCTCGGCGGCTTGCCTTGGACCATATGCCTGCGTATCAGCCATCCAGCATTTCCGGCCCCGTCGCCGCCACGCCACCTCCGAGGTATTTCAGCATGCAAACCAAGCGCCTGGGCCGCAGCCCCATCGTCGTCTCCAAGATCTGCATGGGCACCATGACTTTCGGCTCGAGCGCCGATGAAAAAATGGCGCACAGGATCCTCGACCGATCCCTCGAGGCCGGGATCAACTTCTTCGATACTGCGGAAAACTATCCCGTCCCGCCCCGCGAGGACTGGGCTGGCACCACCGAGGAAATCGTCGGCCGCTGGCTGAAGACCAAGCGCCGGGACGAAGTGATCATCGCCACCAAGGTCAGCGGCCCCAGCCACGGCTGGATCAAGTCGGCTCAGCGGGCCGGCATGACCGCCCTGGACCGCCACAATGTCATGCGCGCTGTCGAGGCCAGCCTCAAGCGCCTGGGCACCGACTATATCGACCTCTACCAGACCCACTGGCCCGACCATGGCACCGGCTATGAGCATGCCCTGGAGGCCCTCGATGATCTGGTCCGTGAAGGCAAGGTGCGGATCATCGGCTGCTCCAACGAAACCAGCTGGGGCCTGATGAAGTCCCTGTCGGTTTCGGAACAGCGGGGCCTGGCCCGGTTCGAAACCATCCAGAACAATCACAGCATGAACAACCGCCGCTTCGAGGACGACCTGGCCCAGGTCTGCCTGCAGGAAGGAGTCTCCTCCATCCCCTACTCGCCCCTGGCCGGCGGCGTCCTGTCGGGCAAGTACAATGGCGGCGCCACCCCGGACGGCGCTCGGTTCTCCAACTACCTCAAGCTGGGCGGCCGTCAGGCAGTCATGGCCAAGCGCTTCGTCAACGACAAGAGCCTGGCGGCTACCGAACGTTTCGGCGCCATCGCCCAGGAAGCCGGCATGTCCCTGGTGACCATGGCTACCGCCTGGAGCAAGCAGCACGACTTCGTCGCCTCGACCATTGTCGGTGTGACCCACGAGGACCAGCTGGCCGATATCTTCGCGGCCGCCGACATCAATCTGAGCCCTGAGGTCATGGCCAAGATCGACGCGGTCTCGAAGGAAATCATGTACCCGATGGGGTAAGTGCACGCCGAAAAGTGGGACCCGGTTTGCGGCTCCCGTGCGCGTAATCAGGAAAGCCTAGACCCTGTCGCAGACCTGGTCCAGGCGAGCCCAGCTGCGACCATAGGGCGTAGCGGGCCAGCGGGCCGGGCTCAGCATGGCGGCCCAACGGGCCTCGACCCGGGCCGCCTCGCGCCAACAGCCGGCTATGGTCGGGGCGTCCGGCGCCAGGGCGATCCGGGTCTGGAAGTCGGTCTCAATGGCGTCGCGTTCTGCAGCTATGGCGGCTTGGACCTCGTGGAAGTCCTTGAGCGCCCGGCGGTGGAAGGCTTCGTGCCGCCACCAGTGACTGGCCTCATCCCGGTGATCTGATGGCGTCGGCCCGAAGTCCGTGGGGCCGACCCCCAGGATCACCGGCTTGAACAGGCTGAGGCAGGGCGCCGAGGTTCCGGTCACCCAGTGGACCGCCTGCTCATTGCCCAGCTCTGAAACCATGGACGCCACGGACTGACTGCGGCGGGGGCCCTCAGCGGCGTGCATGCAGATGGTGCGACCCGTCGTATTAGCCGGGCTCCAGTCGGTCGCTTCGCCATGGTCGCGCAGGATGGCCATCATGGCCGATGGCGTCAGGGCCGGGACGTCGTCCAGCAGGGTCTGACCCCGGGCGCAGCGGCCCCGACCAAAGCTGACGGCGTCCCGGGCCTCATCGATCAGATGGGCGGCGACATCGAACCGCCCCTGCCCCTGCGCCTGAAGCCCCGGACTGATGGCGTCGAAGCCCGCGCCGATGCTGTAGGCGTTGGAGAGGGACCGGCGATCCCTCACCCGCTCTACCACCCAGTCACGGCCAACGGTTTCCAGGACATAGGCCTCTGATCGGTCGGCGATGATGAAGCCGTTCTGGTAATAGAACCGACCCAGATGACCGCAGTCGCCCCCCTGGCCGTGGCGCTCCAGCAGGGTGATGATCACCTCAAGGGCCTCGGCGGCCGAGCCTCCGCGCTCAAGGCCCAGGCGGACCAGATCCATGCCGATCAGGGCGCGGCGTCTCTGTGCGGGGGTCCTGGCATGCAGGGCCTCATTGCCGATCACTACGCCGCGGTCATTGGCCCCCATCTCCGCCCCCCACATCCAGAAGGGCCGGCTGAGCAGGTAGGCGTGGGTGCGCGGGGCGTCAGGGATGGTGATGTAGGTGGCCCTGAGGTCGCCGCCGCCCTGTCGGGGAGGATGGACCTCCAGAACCTGGGCCTCATTGCGCTCGCGGTCACTGTTCTTGGCGAACAGAGCCGCGCCATTGGCGCTGGCGGCGGACAGGGCGGTGAGGGTGTCGCACATGGGGTCAGACTAGTCGGCGTGACACAGGGCGCAAACCACATCGCAGAATTTCAGGCTCAAACAACCCAAGAGTGCGTAACGAAACCTTATCCCTTGCGCCCTTAGAAACGCGGTGAACCGGGGGTTTAGGATGCGTCGTTCGATCTGGCTTTTCGCCGTTTTGTGCCTTGGACTGTCGGCCTGCGCGTCGCACCGCACGGCCCTTGATCTGCAGCGGCCGCCGGTTCCCAACGCTCTGGTCTTTGCCGTGCCTCCCGGCCACCCGTTCTACCACACCGTGGTGATCGACTATATTTCGGGAATGTCCAAGTATTCCCACTGGTTTGCGGAAGCCAACCAGAGCGCCTTCAGACCCCAGCTACAGAAAGCCCTTGAAGACTCCAGTATGTCAGCGCCGACAGCCATTTCGGCCCGCTATGGTCTCCAGATCGAGTTTACGGAACTCCGGACATCGCCAGTTGGCGTGACGCTGGAAAGCCGCAGTCGCGCCATCTACCGGATTATCGATCGCCGCACAGGGCAGATCGCATTCCAGAGCCCCGTTGAATCCGACTTCCGGGCCAGGTTCGTTGGCCTGAATGAAGAAGACGCGCTGATCGCCGGCACGGTTATCGGCGCCCCGATCGACGCTGCGCTTTTCGTCAGACCCGGCAACTTCGTCGCGTCAAACAACCTCTTCGGCGACCATGCTGAAGTCAGGGCCCACACCCTCAATGGTGACCTGGCGAGATCAGGCTTTGGATCCCGCGACGGGTTCGTCCGCGCCAAACAGGCGGATTTCCAAATGATGAGGCAGAGCATCGCCAAGTTCGTGATGGCCCTGGCCGCGGACCAGAGGTTACCCATGACCCAGGTCCTGCCCTGCCTCAGCAATACGGACATCGCCCGGGAAAAGGCCAATATAACCGCTCGGGGCATGCGCTGGGTCCAAGAAGACTGCGGTAGCGATAGTGACCGGACTCGCATCGTCTACTAGCTGACGCCCTTGGCTAGGCATTGACCGGCGCACGACCTCCCCTGATAGTCAGGCCATCGAGCGCGCGAGGCGGCGCACAATGGCGCTCGATCTTCGCTCCCCTGGCCTGAGGGCCAGCCGGGATACAGCCCTGCTGACCGCTTCAGGTTTCCATGACCCAATCACCCGCGCTCTGGCGCCACCCGGCCTTCGCCCGCCTCTGGGCTGCCCAGGCCATTTCCGCCTTCGGCGCCCGCATTACCCGCGAAGGCCTGCCCATACTGGCCGTCACAACCCTGGCCGCCCCGGCTTCGGGGCTGGGCGCCCTCTCCGCCATAGCCAGCGGCGCAGCCGTGCTGACCGGCCTGGCCGCCGGGCGGTTTGTCGACAGCCGGGCTCGCCGCCCCGTGCTGGTAGGGGCAGATCTTTTCCGCACCCTGGTCCTGCTGACCATTCCCCTGGCCGCCGCCTTTCATGTTCTCGCCCTGCCCCAGGTCCTGTTGGTCGCAGCCCTGGTGGGCGCCGCCAGCGTCCTCTTCGACATGGCCAGCCACGCCTATCTGCCCGGCCTGATCGGCGCCGAGCGGCTGATGGACGGCAACGCCCGCCTGGCCTCCACCGAAGCCGTGGCCGAAACCGGTGGCCCAGCCCTGGCCGGAATTCTGTTCCAGTGGCTCAGCGCCCCCTTCGCCCTGGCGGTCAATGCCGGCACCTATCTGGCCTCGGGCCTCATCCTGATGGGCATCCGCGAAAAGGAGCCGCCGCCGGAAATCCCGCCGCCCCAGCACTGGACCGCCGAGATCAGCGAGGGCCTGCGCCTGTCCTGGGGCGAGCCCCGGGTCCGCGCACTGCTGCTCATGGGTCTGATCCAGGGCCTGTTCGGCGGAGTGTTCGGCGCCCTCTACATCCTATTCGCCCTGCGGACCCTGCACCTGCCCACCAGCCTGCTGGGCCTGGCCATCGCCATGGGCGGGGTCGGCGCCCTGATCAGCGCCTGGCTGGGGCCCTGGCTGGCGCGCAGGATCGGCATGGGCCCGGCCATCATCGCCACCATCACCGGCGCCAGCCTGTCGGCCCTGATGATCGCCACGGCGCCCACCGACCGCGGCGGCGCCATGACCGTCATGATCCTGACCCAGATCACCGGGGACGCTTTCGGAGGCGCCGCCTGGATGCTGATGGCCACCCTGCGTCAGGGCATCATGCCCCAGGCTGTACTGGGCCGGGTGGCCGGCGCCTTCCAGGCCAGCGCAGGCCTGGTGGCCATACCCGGCGCCCTGTTCGGTGGCTGGCTGGGGACCGTGCTGGGGGTCAGGGAGACCCTGCTCATTGCAGCCGCAGGGTTCCTGGTGATCCCGCTGATCGGTTTGATGTCGCCGTTGAGACGGGTGCGAGAGGTCTAGCCTCAAACAGCGACAAAGGCTCCATGCAGGCTGACCGGCAGGACGACATTGGCCCGCCAGGTGCAGATCGGGCCTGCAGCCACATGGCCGGCGTCGAAGACATGGAGTTCGGTGGCGCGGGTCAGCAGGTTGACACTGGGCGCCAGGAGCCAGCCGTCGAGTTCCGCAGACCCCGCAGGGCGCGGCACGAAAACGGCCTCCTCCATCAGGTGGCTCTCTCCGAAGTCATAGACATCGGACTTGCCGGTCTTCCAGTCATGGGTCGCCAGGCCGTTGAACAGCGGTCCCTGGCCGCCGGCGCCTGTGGCGTAGAAGGTATAGCGGCGAGCTGACCCGGCCAGTCTTTGGTTGGTGCGCGGGAATTCGGCGGCGACCCCGGTTGCCTCCATCCGCGCCTTGCCGTCAGGCGAGAGCACGAACAGGGTCAGGATCGGGCTCGGCTCGGAAGTCCATCTGCCCTTCATCAGGTTGCGGCCGTTATGGATGGCGAAGCTGGGGTCGGCGCTGACGCACCCATCAAACCGCAGGGTTCCGTCGGTCTCTTCCCAGGCGTCGCCATAGTGGAAGGCGAAGAAGGCCGGGAGGTCGAAGACGCGCCGTTTGCTGAGATCGCTCTTGTCGAGGACCAGGACCTTGGTCCCCAGCCCGGGACGCCACGAGAAGCTGTCGACATAGGGAAGGACCATGCGGTCCTGAACCCAGGGCTGGAGGATCAGGATCAGGTAGCGTTCGGACGCGGTGAAGTCGTGGACATAGCTGGCCATCGGCAGGTCGACGAGGTCAGCCGACTTCAAAGACCCGTCGCGGGCCAGGCGCCAGACAATGGCCTTGTCGCCGGACACACCCAGGCTCCAGACATCGCCATTGGCGTCGATGCGCGGATGGGCCAGGAAGGGAACGTGGGCGAGGTCGGGCCGCAGGGTCTTCATGCCCCTGGTGGACAGGTTTCCTGCATCCATGGCGAAGGGGGAGCCGCTCTCCCACAGGGCCCAGACCTCATCGCCCACCGGCAGGACAGAGATGTTGGCGCCGTTGACGTCGTCATTGGATTCCACCCGCGCGCCAGGTTTCGCAGCCGTGCCGAACCCTGGGGTGACCACGGCGTTTGCGGCTGTGTCGGTTCTGCGCTTGGGCGTATCCACAAACCGCGCCGTCAGCGTCGCCTCGCCGTCCGCCACCCGGAAGGCGCGCATCAGACCATCGCCGTCAAACCAGTGATCAACCGAGCCCCCCGGACGATGGAACTTGCCAGGGCCGTTGCGATAGAGGCTACCCGCCAGGTCGACCGGCGCGCGCCCCGAGATCCGGCGCATGGCGGTGGGGGCGATGTCAGCTTCCAGATCGGCGAACCCCAATCGCCAGTCGAAGCTGGAGGCGCGATTGAGTTGGGCCCTGGCCTGCGCCAGCTCAGGCGTGACCAGGCTGGCGAGGGCGACGCCCGACAGGGATTGAAGCAGATTGCGGCGGTTCATGGCGGAGCTCCCGAGTCCTGGATCAATCAATGGAGATGGTCTGGGCATTGGCGCCGGCCTTCACCTCGAATGAAGCGTCCGGCCATTTTGCGGGCCCCATCACCCCGTGGGCATTGTTGGAGAAGGCGAAGGGCTCGGTGGGCATGCCGAAGG
This window encodes:
- a CDS encoding peptidase U34, which translates into the protein MCDTLTALSAASANGAALFAKNSDRERNEAQVLEVHPPRQGGGDLRATYITIPDAPRTHAYLLSRPFWMWGAEMGANDRGVVIGNEALHARTPAQRRRALIGMDLVRLGLERGGSAAEALEVIITLLERHGQGGDCGHLGRFYYQNGFIIADRSEAYVLETVGRDWVVERVRDRRSLSNAYSIGAGFDAISPGLQAQGQGRFDVAAHLIDEARDAVSFGRGRCARGQTLLDDVPALTPSAMMAILRDHGEATDWSPANTTGRTICMHAAEGPRRSQSVASMVSELGNEQAVHWVTGTSAPCLSLFKPVILGVGPTDFGPTPSDHRDEASHWWRHEAFHRRALKDFHEVQAAIAAERDAIETDFQTRIALAPDAPTIAGCWREAARVEARWAAMLSPARWPATPYGRSWARLDQVCDRV
- a CDS encoding MFS transporter, coding for MTQSPALWRHPAFARLWAAQAISAFGARITREGLPILAVTTLAAPASGLGALSAIASGAAVLTGLAAGRFVDSRARRPVLVGADLFRTLVLLTIPLAAAFHVLALPQVLLVAALVGAASVLFDMASHAYLPGLIGAERLMDGNARLASTEAVAETGGPALAGILFQWLSAPFALAVNAGTYLASGLILMGIREKEPPPEIPPPQHWTAEISEGLRLSWGEPRVRALLLMGLIQGLFGGVFGALYILFALRTLHLPTSLLGLAIAMGGVGALISAWLGPWLARRIGMGPAIIATITGASLSALMIATAPTDRGGAMTVMILTQITGDAFGGAAWMLMATLRQGIMPQAVLGRVAGAFQASAGLVAIPGALFGGWLGTVLGVRETLLIAAAGFLVIPLIGLMSPLRRVREV
- a CDS encoding carotenoid oxygenase, with the protein product MNRRNLLQSLSGVALASLVTPELAQARAQLNRASSFDWRLGFADLEADIAPTAMRRISGRAPVDLAGSLYRNGPGKFHRPGGSVDHWFDGDGLMRAFRVADGEATLTARFVDTPKRRTDTAANAVVTPGFGTAAKPGARVESNDDVNGANISVLPVGDEVWALWESGSPFAMDAGNLSTRGMKTLRPDLAHVPFLAHPRIDANGDVWSLGVSGDKAIVWRLARDGSLKSADLVDLPMASYVHDFTASERYLILILQPWVQDRMVLPYVDSFSWRPGLGTKVLVLDKSDLSKRRVFDLPAFFAFHYGDAWEETDGTLRFDGCVSADPSFAIHNGRNLMKGRWTSEPSPILTLFVLSPDGKARMEATGVAAEFPRTNQRLAGSARRYTFYATGAGGQGPLFNGLATHDWKTGKSDVYDFGESHLMEEAVFVPRPAGSAELDGWLLAPSVNLLTRATELHVFDAGHVAAGPICTWRANVVLPVSLHGAFVAV